A genomic region of Bactrocera dorsalis isolate Fly_Bdor chromosome 3, ASM2337382v1, whole genome shotgun sequence contains the following coding sequences:
- the LOC105226814 gene encoding uncharacterized protein LOC105226814 isoform X1 — protein sequence MEKGKVHVKNEHRGVPAQTQQQQLTPKIAEGHPTTSLSPELKSAPFMGMHHNLEHPPQTVYYHPQRPTSKTNTTNISECDTIGNSANDGVFPLCYVCGGNGGCESLRVRPNQDCPTEPYFPFLERHEPPNGVPKLTSTQTYVIACMLCYRSLREQWDSYERKKKPHLQRLYHMKRVDGKSYIGADIQTQGEYAAQMLGLSAEHLQHGNLQEDYAYLSGVSRTPNRVDYERPTNVTNQYYPLQPNEPSSSLHYAQTNSTPSSTAQQYCDYYNRNFNATLNGQMTPQPKEKQIGTTQLPKSVAHMNEEPAAVESRKPVGSGSPYDTLNIKSSSFAHHKFKLGQISCMNSASARNELNSSNDTQKALHTNSDSKHQQIQQQQQQQQQRQDRISPQYEYGIAAGGVGGNHSNAASMADVVDDASGAALDLRNSSNNICEPYMLSCGTSRQMFRNASPSNNATNQVDVGILDLSMPDKNSLTEVCYVCGDEQRRGSLIELSTVRSKDGKGRHHPYFPIFNEQIPRPPRSRPKDPRGMIQACQLCYEHLIQQWNNYQTTQTPENERSYTLRKKPTSVTERTTFVCYTCGGDTPSSRLRLVYCCPNAEREPYYPFIKTMKAFKNASPISPQGMVQICSSCYEKHLYLAEGGNNTTMAAATSTGRISGGPADNNAAAGSGAGAIYSVDGDANLSNNNVIATSAEGAGRYTPSEKSLANSDSTSNVKFKPYEPISNSSPSTQRDFKFARQGDSRPNSPTSSSQGPGESERGQYPCYICKTLCAANKMEWLSTSAEHMNSHAMHFPCLRGSSNNGRDNVSLSGNGNTANNNDNNNRVLACKDCVNYLARQWETMDAERVPLEHRRYNIPSPMITSSSPNGSRHGGLTITTPPSTPSVSSTPASTSIYCFLCGLHSDLTLARVLYASKEGSRPYFPHLLKHNSLPNAEQLRKDYSALVCTFCYHSMLNQWRKYEAQTPAIAPTERKYNWHDYICHLCGITTYRKRVRALPVNEFPFVKNRKNGDGLLLENGEYAVVCLDCYESLRQQASHHDRFGVPISRRGYNWVPQPPPPEDSPDVAVARLPCGERSDRFPINTTLRSISNKKIASPKQGEKTKDVPPKSGQKRPATSPAPPIPSPHHIQSPSTTPGAGNSSGGNAAAQMTSNSALLNHVMPPNQLSGLQAATLQQQQQQHQAHQQAVAAAAAAAQAQQQQIVGVPGALNAAQASARGPFASALRNLAKQADIKEEDDINVRVDRNERSVPLSAGSGGGGVVGGGGAVGVAAAVSVANTNVVNVSNTTRASMSNERLPPTGGGSGGGQISGVDERLMAKKRTGSSPQPGEKIARMSSQQSVQMQPELLARSGFQPYRSDERLIHPAGAFPLDAYATFAGLPTMPPGPFLSPAGLPYSDQLYLDQRFQMLRAAGSHHTHPHALYPPMASPYASHLYSMIPGAALGLGSALHERMKLEEEHRARIAREEEREREIQREKEQREREREQREREQREKEQREREQREKEQREKEQKEKEARDRELREKEREARERERQILSASHHYTSQLYSPLGRNLLGPMMPHLGLGLRAPPGALHSLPPMSAYHAASQRQSPHSAMGLNLGLPGLGSVPSLSHGPGGLPHHLQQSALGLAHPSAAGLTHPGFPGAALGLSHHGINLTHPHISPHHPAMVPSHQISPHSSSIASTSTTTTSPHNLNLSMQSNAGASMKVSVPSSVSQTSVSGLQSSTSMTQATSTLSSHIPQMSNSLYHSHHSSQHLTSAGLAPTSAHQQPPTSMPLSLTSNSGRSHSASPITMKATPQLSNNNPGMHNQNGGRSASSPHASRQLAMSQTQHQQNAGVHDKQNTLAPSALEPATLDLTGSNSNSSVQVSSVASSGGGHNTHPNELNGTGGVEAASIGERKDNAAAIAKNLSLNVSTTDKRSPSTSPTVAAKDNAAAYNMSVVNNAEDSTRQCSPNIAMSTSAEPHTSISPPTKPTIGGDSIGGAGHGAGAGAGSGNYNNNSKVTAVPSDNNVKPTSDPSTSVFASNNTQSVPPNDTVLPAVGATDVQSTATPTNTNTNNSSTSNHPHITSPTTTTPDACASVGGVTSTTGGSTSPPVVSSSTNIVNNKTQKKSNCDETVSSATPTTTTAAIEVNGGGAAAGGGR from the exons ATGGAAAAAGGGAAAGTACATGTGAAAAACGAGCATCGTGGTGTGCCtgcacaaacacaacaacaacaattaacgcCAAAAAttgctgaaggccatcccacaACGTCACTATCACCCGAATTGAAATCTGCGCCCTTTATGGGAATGCACCATAACTTAGAACATCCACCACAAACAGTCTACTATCATCCACAACGTCCTACAtcgaaaacaaatacaacaaatatttcggAATGTGATACTATCGGCAATTCCGCTAACGATGGTGTATTCCCTTTATGTTATGTTTGTGGCGGTAATGGCGGTTGCGAATCTCTACGCGTACGTCCTAATCAGGATTGTCCCACTGAACCgtattttccatttttggaaCGACATGAACCGCCCAACGGTGTACCAAAGCTTACGTCTACACAAACCTATGTAATCGCTTGTATGCTATGTTATCGATCCCTGCGAGAGCAATGGGACTCGTACGAACGCAAAAAGAAGCCACACTTACAGCGTTTATATCATATGAAACGTGTTGATGGGAAAAGTTACATTGGCGCCGACATACAAACACAAGGTGAATACGCTGCACAGATGCTTGGTCTCAGTGCTGAACATTTACAACATGGTAATTTGCAAGAAGATTACGCCTATTTAAGTGGTGTGTCGCGAACACCAAATCGCGTCGATTACGAACGTCCAACGAATGTGACGAATCAATATTATCCTTTACAACCAAACGAACCGTCATCGTCATTACATTATGCTCAAACAAATAGTACGCCTAGCTCAACGGCACAACAATACTGTGATTATTATAATCGAAACTTTAACGCTACCTTGAATGGCCAAATGACGCCACAaccaaaagaaaagcaaattGGCACCACGCAGTTACCTAAGAGTGTGGCACATATGAATGAAGAGCCCGCCGCGGTTGAGAGTCGTAAACCTGTCGGCAGTGGTTCACCATATGACACGTTAAATATAAAATCGTCCTCATTTGCTcatcataaatttaaattaggtCAGATTTCGTGTATGAATTCAGCTTCAGCTCGTAATGAACTAAACTCCTCAAATGATACACAAAAAGCTCTACACACAAATTCGGACAGTAAACATCAACAaattcagcaacaacaacaacaacaacaacagcgacaagATCGTATCAGTCCGCAATACGAATATGGTATCGCAgctggtggtgttggtggtaatcACTCGAATGCCGCGTCAATGGCTGATGTTGTTGACGATGCAAGTGGTGCTGCCTTAGATTTGCGTAACTCATCAAATAACATCTGTGAACCATACATGTTGTCATGCGGTACTTCACGCCAAATGTTTCGAAATGCCTCACCTAGCAATAATGCCACCAACCAAGTCGATGTCGGCATACTTGACTTGTCAATGCCAGACAAGAATTCATTAACTGAAGTTTGTTATGTTTGCGGTGATGAACAGCGACGTGGCAGTCTCATCGAACTGAGCACTGTACGTTCGAAGGATGGGAAGGGTCGTCATCATCCATACTTTCCGATTTTCAATGAACAAATACCGCGCCCGCCGCGCTCACGTCCCAAAGATCCACGTGGCATGATACAAGCCTGTCAATTATGCTATGAACATCTTATACAACAGTGGAATAATTACCAG actaCACAAACACCTGAAAATGAACGCTCCTATACGTTACGTAAGAAACCTACATCCGTCACAGAACGCACCACATTCGTTTGTTACACCTGTGGCGGTGACACGCCCTCCTCACGTTTGCGGCTCGTTTATTGCTGTCCAAATGCAGAGCGCGAACCCTACTACCCTTTCATAAAAACgatgaaagctttcaaaaatgCTAGTCCCATCAGTCCACAGG GTATGGTGCAAATATGTTCCTCATGCTATGAAAAGCATTTATATTTGGCTGAAGGTGGTAACAACACTACAATGGCGGCGGCTACCTCTACCGGCCGTATATCGGGTGGACCCGCTGACAATAATGCGGCCGCTGGTAGCGGTGCTGGTGCAATTTACAGCGTAGATGGTGACGCAAAcctcagcaacaacaatgtgatCGCAACAAGCGCTGAGGGTGCAGGACGTTACACACCCTCCGAGAAGTCGTTGGCCAACTCGGATTCGACAAGTAATGTGAAATTTAAG CCATACGAACCGATTTCAAATAGTTCTCCATCCACACAGCGCGATTTCAAATTTGCACGACAGGGTGATTCGCGTCCCAATTCGCCGACATCTTCATCTCAGGGCCCTGGCGAGAGTGAGCGTGGACAATATCC TTGTTACATTTGCAAAACGCTTTGCGCCGCCAATAAAATGGAGTGGTTATCCACCAGCGCTGAACACATGAATTCGCATGCCATGCATTTTCCCTGCTTACGCGGCAGCAGCAATAATGGTCGTGATAATGTCAGTCTGAGTGGCAATGGCAACACTGccaataataatgataataataatcgTGTGCTTGCCTGTAAGGATTGTGTGAATTATTTGGCACGCCAGTGGGAGACAATGGATGCTGAGCGCGTACCATTGGAGCATCGAAG ATATAATATACCTTCGCCGATGATCACTTCGAGCTCACCAAATGGCTCCCGTCATGGTGGCCTAACCATAACTACACCACCGTCTACGCCTTCCGTGTCTTCAACACCTGCCAGTACATCGATTTATTGTTTTCTATGTGGCTTGCATTCGGATTTGACATTGGCGCGGGTGTTGTATGCGAGCAAAGAG GGCTCACGACCATATTTCCCCCATCTCCTCAAACACAACTCGCTGCCAAATGCTGAACAATTGCGCAAGGATTACTCAGCGCTCGTTTGCACATTCTGCTACCACTCCATGTTGAATCAGTGGCGcaa GTATGAAGCACAGACACCAGCTATAGCACCAACCGAACGCAAATACAATTGGCATGATTATATTTGTCATTTATGCGGCATTACGACATACCGAAAACGTGTACGCGCACTACCGGTTAATGAGTTTCCATTcgtgaaaaatcgcaaaaatggCGATGGGCTTTTGTTGGAGAACGGCGAATATGCTGTGGTTTGTTTGGATTGCTACGAAAGCCTTAG ACAACAAGCTTCGCATCATGATCGTTTTGGTGTACCGATTTCTAGGCGTGGATACAACTGGGTGCCACAACCACCACCGCCTGAGGACAGTCCGGATGTTGCTGTAGCGCGTTTGCCATGTGGAGAGCGTTCCGATCGATTT CCCATCAACACCACCCTCAGATCCATATCTAACAAGAAGATCGCATCACCGAAGCAAGGCGAAAAAACTAAAGATG TTCCTCCAAAGAGTGGCCAAAAGCGCCCAGCAACAAGTCCAGCACCACCCATCCCATCGCCACATCATATACAATCGCCCTCCACCACACCCGGTGCTGGCAATAGCAGCGGTGGCAATGCGGCGGCACAAATGACGTCCAATTCGGCGCTGTTGAATCATGTTATGCCACCAAATCAATTGAGTGGCTTGCAAGCAGCCActttgcaacagcaacaacaacaacatcaggcACATCAACAGGCGGtcgcggcagcagcagcagccgcacaagcgcaacagcaacaaatagtTGGCGTACCGGGTGCGCTGAATGCGGCACAAGCGAGCGCACGCGGACCCTTCGCTTCGGCATTGCGCAACTTGGCTAAGCAAGCCGACATCAAAGAGGAGGACGATATCAATGTGCGCGTCGATCGCAACGAGCGCTCAGTACCGCTAAGTGCGggtagtggtggtggtggtgtagTTGGTGGCGGCGGTGCGGTCGGTGTGGCCGCTGCAGTAAGTGTTGCCAATACCAATGTGGTGAATGTGTCCAATACGACACGCGCATCAATGTCAAATGAACGATTGCCACCAACCGGTGGTGGCAGTGGTGGTGGGCAAATCAGTGGTGTGGACGAACGTTTAATGGCCAAAAAGCGTACTGGCTCGTCGCCGCAACCAGGCGAGAAGATCGCACGCATGTCTTCGCAACAGTCGGTGCAAATGCAACCTGAGTTATTGGCGCGTAGCGGATTCCAACCATACCGATCGGATGAGCGCCTGATACATCCGGCCGGCGCTTTTCCCTTGGATGCCTATGCCACCTTCGCAGGTTTGCCAACGATGCCGCCAG GGCCGTTCTTGAGTCCAGCTGGTCTGCCTTACTCCGATCAATTGTACTTAGATCAACGCTTTCAAATGCTACGTGCCGCCGGTTCTCACCACACACATCCACATGCCCTCTATCCACCAATGGCTTCGCCCTATGCATCTCATTTATATTCGATGATACCGGGCGCAGCGCTTGGTTTGGGCTCCGCCTTGCATGAACGTATGAAATTGGAGGAGGAACATCGTGCGCGTATCGCCAGAGAAGAGGAACGCGAACGGGAAATACAGCGGGAAAAGGAACAGCGTGAGCGCGAACGTGAGCAAAGGGAACGCGAGCAACGTGAAAAAGAGCAACGAGAACGCGAACAACGCGAAAAAGAGCAACGTGAGAAggaacaaaaagaaaaagaagcacGTGACCGTGAGTTACGTGAAAAAGAGCGGGAGGCCAGAGAACGCGAAAGGCAAATATTATCTGCTTCGCATCATTATACAAGTCAGTTATATTCGCCATTGGGACGCAATTTACTCGGACCAATGATGCCACACTTGGGTTTGGGTTTGCGTGCACCGCCCGGTGCATTACACAGCCTGCCGCCAATGTCCGCCTATCATGCGGCGAGCCAACGTCAGAGTCCACACTCTGCAATGGGCCTCAATCTCGGTTTGCCCGGTTTGGGTAGTGTACCATCGCTATCGCATGGTCCTGGTGGCTTACCGCATCATTTACAACAATCTGCATTGGGACTGGCACACCCAAGTGCTGCTGGCTTAACGCATCCCGGCTTTCCTGGTGCCGCTTTGGGCTTGTCACACCACGGTATAAATCTAACACATCCACATATCTCACCACACCATCCGGCAATGGTGCCCAGTCATCAGATTTCACCACACTCATCATCGATAGCCTCGACCTCGACCACTACCACATCGCCACACAATCTGAATTTGAGTATGCAAAGCAATGCGGGTGCCAGCATGAAGGTATCAGTGCCCAGTAGTGTTTCACAAACGTCCGTATCGGGTTTGCAGTCCTCCACTAGCATGACACAAGCCACTTCAACGTTGTCCTCACACATTCCGCAAATGAGCAACTCACTTTACCACTCGCATCACTCTAGTCAGCATCTAACCAGCGCTGGACTGGCGCCCACATCTGCTCATCAACAGCCGCCGACCTCAATGCCGCTTTCGCTAACTAGTAATTCGGGTCGCAGCCATTCGGCATCGCCCATCACAATGAAAGCAACGCCGCAATTGTCAAATAACAATCCCGGTATGCATAATCAAAACGGTGGACGTTCCGCCAGCAGTCCACATGCTTCACGTCAGCTGGCTATGAGCCAAACGCAACATCAGCAAAATGCAGGAGTTCACGACAAGCAAAATACTTTGGCGCCGAGTGCACTCGAGCCGGCCACACTAGATCTGACCGGTTCGAATTCCAATTCCAGCGTGCAAGTGTCATCCGTAGCCAGCAGTGGCGGCGGTCATAATACACACCCGAATGAACTGAACGGTACCGGTGGCGTTGAAGCGGCTAGCATTGGGGAACGCAAAGATAACGCTGCAGCGATAGCGAAGAATCTCTCGCTCAATGTAAGCACCACCGATAAGAGAAGTCCATCGACATCGCCCACAGTTGCCGCCAAAGATAATGCTGCCGCATACAATATGAGCGTGGTCAACAACGCAGAAGATTCAACGCGACAATGCAGTCCCAACATCGCGATGTCCACCTCAGCAGAGCCGCATACATCCATATCGCCGCCGACGAAACCAACAATCGGTGGTGATTCCATAGGTGGTGCCGGCCATGGAGCAGGTGCAGGTGCAGGTTCAGgtaattacaacaataattcCAAAGTTACGGCCGTACCGTCAGACAACAATGTCAAGCCAACAAGCGATCCCTCGACCAGTGTATTTGCATCCAACAACACACAAAGTGTACCGCCCAACGATACAGTGCTGCCGGCGGTAGGCGCCACAGATGTGCAGTCGACAGCAACGCcgaccaacaccaacaccaacaacagcagcaccagTAACCACCCTCACATCACCTCGCCTACAACTACCACACCCGATGCGTGCGCCAGTGTAGGCGGTGTGACCTCCACGACTGGTGGCAGCACCTCGCCGCCTGTGGTGAGCAGCAGCACGAATATtgtcaacaacaaaacacaaaagaAGAGCAATTGCGATGAAACGGTGTCCAGTGCGACGCCAACAACTACCACAGCCGCGATCGAGGTGAATGGCGGTGGCGCTGCTGCTGGTGGCGGTCGGTGA